TCAATCTTATGATATCTAGTGAGTTGGGAGGAAATTTAACACTTGAGGAGAAGTACCAGCTTTATTTAATACCTTTTCAATCAAATAAAGTAACCATTGCAGATTATCAAGCGATGAAGAAGGATAAAATGGTGAGCTCATACAAAAATGTAATGATTTATTATGAAACACATGAGAAAGAGCTAATCCCAATTATAGAGGATGTTCTAAATCGTGCTGATGAACTTACAACAAATCTTTTGGGTGATGTCCACGATAACGAGATTGATCTTATTCTTCATTCTTCTATAGAAGATCTTTATGAAAAAACCTCCTTAGTTCAGACTATGGGCTACTTTGACGATCCGAATGATATTGTCGGGATTGCCATAACGGACTTATCAGATATCGTCTCAAATCAAATGCCACAATCATTTTATTTCCAAAGCACCATTTTACACGAATATACTCACTATCGATTACAAGCTTATATTAAAGAGCAAGAACTTTACGTCTATAGAATTCCTCTATGGTTTCATGAGGGAGTTGCAGAGTATGTTGGTATGTATAACGTTGCACATCGCTATTATCCCTTTCAAGAAACCTCATTTTCCCATCTTGTGACACATAAAGACTGGGAAAAATATCGTCTAGAAGATTATGATGTTTATTTGCAAAGTTATTATGCAATTAAGTATCTCGTTGATCAATTCGGAGAATCAATTCTTAAATCAATCATTATAGAAACGGCAAAAACTAATGATTTTAATGAGGGATTTACTAAAGCAACTGGTATTACCATAGAAGATTTACAATCACAGTATATTAAAGAAGAGAATCAATCACTCCAAACAAAAAATGAAAGCCTCCAGCATTAGCTGGCAGGCTTTAGTTCTTTGCGCATGTATTTTTTTATTTGTTTTTCTAATACAAAAAGCATAATCCCAACCATAATAATACTTCCTCCCACTACTTGAGATGGAATCATTTTTTCTCCTAAAAAGAAATATGCAAGGATTATTGAACCAACTGGCTCGAACAAAATCATCACGGATATTGTATTTGTGCTAACCCATTTTAAAGACCAATTGAATAATGAGTGTCCGAGTAATGTTGGAATAATGGCTAATAAAATAAAATTATACCAGTCTGATGTCGGATAAGGACCTAAGGGATATTGTAAGATTAAACAATAGAGTAATAGAGTTAACGAGCTAATTCCATATACAATGAATGTATATAAAGTAAGCGAGTGTCTTTTTCTAATTCCCTGTCCAAAGAGCAAATATGCGGTAATCATTGCACATGCTACTAAAGAAAGAATATCCCCAAACAAAGCAAGACCACTTATTTTAAAATCGCCCCAACTAATGATCATACTCCCAGTGATAGCGAGAATTCCACTACACAAAGCCATCTTTGAAACTTTTTCTTTAAAAAACAAATATGTTCCCACAAACGCAAACAACGGTTGAAGAGTTACTAAAACTACAGAACTAGCGACTGATGTATAGTTTAACGATTCAAACCAAAGAATGAAATGAAAAGCTAAAAATACACCGGCTATCGTTGAATATAACCAATCTACTTTTGATAAGACCTTCAATTCTGAGCGATGTTTGATTAGAAATATTGGCAAAATAAGAATCGTCGCAAAAAACAATCGATAAAAAGCAATAACCGGAGCAGGAGCTGATGTTATCTTTACAAAAATAGCTGAAGTTGAAACAGAAAGTACACCAACAACCAGAGCTGCATAAGGAAAAAAGCGCGGAGAGTTCAAAGTCGTTCCTCCTATCATTCAAAAACCTACAATATTCTACCATGAAACGTAATAGAATAGTTGCGAAATTTGTAGAAGAATTCATAATAGAGTTGGAAAATCTTTGTAGTATAATAGTATTAATTTCATATTTATTTTTTTTGTATGAAAAAATACTAACTCAAGGAGGAGTACAATGATCATTCAACTTGAAAATATACGTCAAGAAATTCTACATACTGTTGATGACATTCCAGAACATTTATTTAATGATAGAGAAAACGAACAAACATGGAGTGTTGGACAAGTTCTTGAACACCTACATAAAACTGAGGTGGAGATTACGAAAGCTATAAAGTACATGTTAACCTTACCAGAGCAAGAACCTCTTCCAGATCAACCACTTAAGCTAACATTAGATCGTTCCACAAAAAGAATGGCACCAGCAGCGATTACTCCAGCAATTGTAGTAAATAAAAACGACATTTTACAAGCTCTGTCTCAATCTCGAAATCAACTCCTACAACTTATTGATTCTATACCTCCAGAGCAGGACCTTACAACACGAGGATTTAAACACCCTGTTTTCCCAATTTTATCGATTAAACAATGGATTGAATTTGTTGGTTATCATGAACAAAGACATCTAGCACAAATTTTCGAAATAAAACAGTTTATCACAAATGAAAGCGTTTAATGACTAGGGGGATACAGCAATTGAATAAATATAAAAAACAATCACTAATTCTTGTTATTTTCACTGCATTAACTTTATTATTATCGACAAACTGCAGCCGAACAGGAAGAAACATTAACAGTTGTTTCTCTTGGTGACTCCATTACATTTGGGTGGAATTTGGAACAACCACAGACTCCTCCTGTTCAATCGGAAAATGCTTTCCCATTTCTAATAGGTAACGGAAATACAGAGGTTTTAAATGTCAGCTATCCTGGATGGACTTCAACTCAGCTCCTTGAAGCCATAAAAACGGAAGAATCCCAACAAAAGCTCCAACAAGCTGAAACTGTCACATTAAGTATTGGAGCAAATGACCTGTTACAAGCAATTGAACTAAGTAAAATTATAGAGAATCAGCAGCCCGTTGATCCAGAAGCGCTTCAACAAAAGGTTGCAGCTGCGACTGCTCAAGTATACAACAATATAACAGAAATCATTACTCTTATAAAAGGACAAACAGATGCACCAATTTTATTATATTCGTTATATAACCCATTCGGTATGAATGATCCAATCTACGGAAGTATACATATGTTAGGTGAAATGATTACGAACAGTGTAAACAGCAAGGTATATTCAACAATAGCAGCCCAACAAGGTGTACAATATCTTGATGCCTA
This genomic stretch from Metabacillus sp. B2-18 harbors:
- a CDS encoding DinB family protein: MIIQLENIRQEILHTVDDIPEHLFNDRENEQTWSVGQVLEHLHKTEVEITKAIKYMLTLPEQEPLPDQPLKLTLDRSTKRMAPAAITPAIVVNKNDILQALSQSRNQLLQLIDSIPPEQDLTTRGFKHPVFPILSIKQWIEFVGYHEQRHLAQIFEIKQFITNESV
- a CDS encoding peptidase MA family metallohydrolase, encoding MIITTFTFFFSIYFFSINLMISSELGGNLTLEEKYQLYLIPFQSNKVTIADYQAMKKDKMVSSYKNVMIYYETHEKELIPIIEDVLNRADELTTNLLGDVHDNEIDLILHSSIEDLYEKTSLVQTMGYFDDPNDIVGIAITDLSDIVSNQMPQSFYFQSTILHEYTHYRLQAYIKEQELYVYRIPLWFHEGVAEYVGMYNVAHRYYPFQETSFSHLVTHKDWEKYRLEDYDVYLQSYYAIKYLVDQFGESILKSIIIETAKTNDFNEGFTKATGITIEDLQSQYIKEENQSLQTKNESLQH
- a CDS encoding DMT family transporter, with the translated sequence MNSPRFFPYAALVVGVLSVSTSAIFVKITSAPAPVIAFYRLFFATILILPIFLIKHRSELKVLSKVDWLYSTIAGVFLAFHFILWFESLNYTSVASSVVLVTLQPLFAFVGTYLFFKEKVSKMALCSGILAITGSMIISWGDFKISGLALFGDILSLVACAMITAYLLFGQGIRKRHSLTLYTFIVYGISSLTLLLYCLILQYPLGPYPTSDWYNFILLAIIPTLLGHSLFNWSLKWVSTNTISVMILFEPVGSIILAYFFLGEKMIPSQVVGGSIIMVGIMLFVLEKQIKKYMRKELKPAS